The genome window TTGCTGTGATGCTTGTTTCACAGTTTTAGAGCCAGGAGAACCGGCAAGAGCCAACTCCTTGATTGTTCGATAAGCTACTTCAAACCTTTCTGTAGCCTACAGAATTGCTTTAGGTCATCAGAGCATGACTCACGAATGTTTACTAAGAGGATCTCAGGGATGAGAAATAAACCTTCACCCGAGCACCAGAAACCGGAAATGTGGCTCTCATGAACAAGTCAAATGAAACAGGGGGAACTAGGCGTTCCCCCTTTCTAACAGCACCATTCAATAAGATAGAACGAGCTTTGGTGACAGATAAAATTCTACACACAAACAACATGAGGTGTTAGAACTACAAATATTTTCGAAATGTGTTAAAATAAAATCATGGTGCTCTATAATAGGGAGCACAGCAACACCATGATGTTACTAATTAGAGCTTTATACTAAGTGATACCTTTCAAGCAACTGCAAAACCAAATCTCTTGCAAGGGGATTCCCACTTGGCTTCGCACATAACGTGGGAAATAGAAAATGAGCCCAGCAAAACATGCCAGTCACTAGGTCACCTTGAGATGCCTGCGATAAGAAAAGAATTGGTACAACAAAATTATAAAATGGTAAAAAAATTGGGAAGCACAAGTAACTAGCACAAAGGTGCCAGGTAAAAGAGTACCTGAGCAATAAACCAGACAATGATGGGAAGCTTTTCCTGTCCAAGATATTTATTGTTTCCCATTATCTTTGGCATAACATTTACAAGTACATCAGGCTTTCTTCTTAAAGTCATGGCAAGAACAACAAAGATTGCAACCTGTTGTCATCAACAACCAGTCAAAAAATTAGCAGCAAAAAAGAAAAATGGAGCCATTCATCATTACAAATGAAAGGCCAACAGTTCAGCGTGAGTGTTGACCAAGATCGACTGGATCCCTGTTACTGGTGTCCGTCAGTAACGTTTTGTGCTAGTGTGTTTATAGATCATCTTGTGAAGAACAAATAGGTAGGTTGTGCAGATGTTATATTATTTTTAGGCTTTTAGCAATATGCCGACATCTCACATTTGTACATAGGAGTATGTGCTTTGTAGTGCCATACATCAAGTTCCAGATTGTGAAAATTTCAAATAGCCTGCTGTAGTTGTTCTCTAGATCTCTTTTCATGTGTACAAGTATTTAGATGTTACCATAATTATTTGGTCAGAGGATTGATTGTTTTTGTATTCTAATGTGGTTTTCGGTCATCATCTGATCCTAATTTTTTTTGCATTATTTGTATTCACGATTCTGATATATTGTTAATGTGAATTGTGATTCTCCAGTATGCAGTATGTGCCCTTTTTGCCGTTTATGTAAGGTGTTTATGAGTAGAATCAAATATTTGCCTTAGATCTTCCAAGACTATGGATCATATAGGTCCATCTATATGATAAATCTTAAGTTGTTGATCTTGGTCAACACTCACGCTAAATTGTTGGCCTTTCATTTGTAATGATGAATGGCTCCACCTTTCTTATTTGGAATATCTTAGCTCAAGTTGCAGATGAATAATGTGAATTAAACCAAACGTACATTTTCATCAGTTCACCTAGATGTTCAGAATAGTAGTCATTTCATATCCAACAAAAGAAATAAAATTTCAACTAGAATGTTATTTGTGTTTCGAAACATGTACATGTACATTATACATCCCAGGATGATAGTTAAAAGTCAGCATGGCATGAATGTTACCTGGGCCCTTGGAGACTGTTGGGCAACCTTCTTTGAACCCTTAGGTCCTGCTGATGGGCCTGACAATTCAGACATGATGCTATCTATACACCACAAAACAAAGTCTCCCAGGGCATCATAAGATCTTTGACTGATCCAATCACTCGCAGTCTTGATGACAGCCTCAGGAATATGGCACAGTGGGATCTGCTCGACACAGTAACTAGTTAAACGCACACAAAAAAATTGACCAAGAAAAAGAAATCAGAGGCATTATTATGTAAAATCTCGTAGTGTAATGTAAAAAACAATCATGCTCATGAAGCCAGAACAACAGTGCCAACTACTATCAGTATACAGAAACATTAATTACAAGCAGATAAGATTTTAGCATTGTAGAATTACATAATAACAAATCAATGTGACCCATGAAGGACTATAACTTCATCCTAATATAGAGAATGTTTCTTAAAAATATATGGTAATTAAATAACTTGATCCAGCAGTACACTGCAACACAATTGACTATAATAATAGGGTGTCCTCAAACACTTACCTCGGTTGGTTCTCTCAGTTCGTTAAGATACGACAAAAGTGTCATAACGGTTTCTCAAACCGAAGACATTAATGCATGGATTTTCCAAATTTTGGCACCAAGCATGAATCTCGAGTACATCACTACGTGCGACTACAGCACAGTAATGTAACATGAAAACATAAACCTCCTACAGACAGAAATTGCATCTAAGCACAATCTGAAAAAAAATGTATCACATGCATAAAAAGCCAAAGACTTAAATGTATGGATTTTCCAAATTTTGGTGCAAAACATAAATCCTAAATACATCACCATGTGTGGCTACAGGAGTACAGGACAGTAACATAACATAGACAGGAATTGCATCAAACGATAACTCACGTCAACCATCTTAGACACTGTTGATTCCTTGAACATCTTTGCCCATGCAAATTGGGATGCGCTTACAGCTACAAATGCCCGGCCAAAGTAATCAGCAAACCTCATGAGTTGAATGTCCTGTTGATTCTCGTATGATGACTGCACACAACAAATAATCAGAATATGCATACAGCAGAAGGTGTACCAACCTTTGGTAGGATCTACTCCTAGCACCAAAACCCAAAGCTCCCCGACATCCCATCTTTACATCCTAAAATTCGACTTTCAGGTAAAACAGATAGAATTTTGATTCAACTTGATCCAAAATCCCGTAGGACCTAGCATTTCGTCGGAATTTCATGAAGTCCAGCAAGATCCATTGCTAAACCCTATCCAGATCCGATCCCTAAGAAACGGACAAAACCTTCGATCCGGACCGTCGACCCAAGATCTGATTTTCAAGCAGGAACTCGACGGAGAGGAGAGGTTTTGATGCGGTGTTACCGAGATCTCGACGAGGTGCGCTGCGAGGTTCTCGGCGTCGATCAGGGCGGCAGCCTCGGCGACCGTCACCTTAGGCTTTTTAGGCTTCTTAGGCTTCTTCACCTCCCCCACCTGGCGCGGGGCGGTGGCCTCGTCGGAGTCGGAGTCGTCGGAGTAAGCGCCGCCTGTGACCGGGGCGATCCGCGCGTCGTCGAGGTCGGCCGCCCTGGATGCGAGCTGCTGCTGCAGCGCGCGGTGGCGCTCCTGGGAGCGCTTCTCGACGGCGTCGAAGACACCGGAGCCTTTGCCGTTGGCCTGCAGCGCCAGATCGGGAGCCATGGCGCGGGGTGGCTGATGCGCCTGCTTGCGGTGGCGCTTGGGGTACGACACCGTCTGCCAGCCGTGCGTGGGGTCGGAGGCGGCGGCCGCCACCGAGGAGGAGGAGGCACCCGCGACGTCTTCCATCGCCATAGATAGCACGCGCGCGCGGAGGGAAGGCAAGGGCGCAGGCTAGGTGTCCGGTGTTCTCTTTCTGATCTCCGAGAGGCGACGAGACGAGAAGCAAGGAAGGATGCTGTGACTGTGAGAGACGAGGACGAGGCAAGCCGAAAAAAACCGCCACGCAGCAGTAACGGTTTATCACCAGTAAACCGCTAAAAACTGGCAAAATCAATCGGTTTGGCCAATTCAAACTAAAGCAAAGTTAAAATGGGTTTTCCTGCAAAAACCAGTAGTAAACAGTCAAAAACCGCTGGTAAATCGCTTGAAACCGTCAATTTTCCACCAAAACAAACCGTTTTttatgtttttttttaaaaaacaaaAAATGACAGGTTTGTTTATAATTTGCTCAATTCACGTTGAATCGTTTATTTTAATTGATCCACACAACATATGTTCACCAAAATGACATACCACATACATATGCAACCACAAACTCTAGTTCTCATGGAACAATCAACCATCGGACTCCACAATACTCAAATACAAGTACTTTTAGAGTTCTCCCACGACACATATGTCGACATATTTCACAATACTCATGTATTCAGTTAATCATAGTGATAGTACTCAGGCATGTGTGGAAGGATCGTGATATGGGTTCATTTTGTATACACAGTCCTGTACAAAAGGTATGAGATACATTAGTGAGAAAAAACAAGAACGACAAATAAATACTTATCGACGAAGCAAAAATAACATACTGGTCTGCTTGTAGTTATATGTGCATGCATGATGCATCTGGGCATGTCCCCCTCCGCTCTTTGCCAACGTCAAGGCGATAAGCTACATGCTGCCATCCTCCATGGCAATGAAGTCTAAGGTACCAAGGGTGATCTTGGTCCTAAGGAGGAGATTGTGAAAGttgtctagaggggggtgaataggcaaatctgaaatttataaactttaaacacaactacaagccggggttagcgttagaaataaaatcgagtctgaaagagaggacgaaaacaaatcaaccaaagaaatagagcggatgacacggtgatttgttttaccgaggttcggttcttgcaaacctactccccgttgaggtggtcacaaagaccgggtctccccgttgaggtggtcacaaagaccgggtctctttcaaccctttccctctctccaccgatcactaaGACCagcgagcttttctcctcaatcaaatgggtcacttagaccccacaaggaccaccacaacttggtgtctcttcctttgattacaaaggtgttgagaacaagaaatgaggaagaagaaaagcgatccaagcgacaagaactcaaatgaacacaaatgtctctctctctctcacacacaagtcactaagtctttggaatgagtttgggacttgTAGAGGatgtgatctcttgtttgtgtcttggagtgaagtatagagctcttgtattgaatgcaatggctgaaaacttggatgccttgaagtgtggtggttggggggtatttatagccccacccactaaaatggccgttggggaggatgtctgtcgatgggcgcaccggacagtccggtgtgccagccatgtcacccaaccgttagggttcgaccgttggagctctgacagctgggaccaccggacagtccgatggtgcaccggacagtcactgttcactgtccggtgcaccttctggcgcctgctttgACTCCGTGCGTGCTGTCCTCGCACTGTTCATGCACTGTTcaccagacgaccgttggcgtagtagtcgttgctccgcatggcacatcggacagtccggtgctacaccggacaatctggtcaattatagcggagtggctctccaaaaacccgaagctgagcagttcagagttgatctccctggtgcaccggacagtccggtgcgccagaccagggcagccttcggttggttttgctcctttctttttgaaccctatcttggactttttattggtttgtgttgaacctttggcacctgtagaacttataatctagagcaaactagttagtccaattatttgtgttgggcaattcaaccaccaaaatcatttaggaaaaggtttgaccctatttccctttcaatctccccatttttggtgattgatgccaacacaaaccaaagcaaatatataagtgcaaaattgaactagtttgcataaggtaagtgcaaaggttgcttggaattaaaccaatataaacttttataagatatgcatgtattgctttcttcttatttaacattttggaccacgcttgcaccactagttttgtttttgcaaattctttggaaaattcttttcaaaatccttttgcaaatagtcaaagctatatgaataagattgaaaggagcattttcaagatttgaaattttctccccctatttcaaatgcttttcctttgactaaacaaaactcccccttaatgtaattctcctcttagtgttcaagagggttttttcaAATTGAAAgaggatcaaatattttagataccaatttttgaaaaactcctcccttaaaatatagataccaaatgagatagaatttcttataggaatactaatttgaaagatatcaattgaaaacaactttgtttcgaaaaattttgaaattggtgtggtggtgcgattcttttgctttgggctaatactctctccccctttggcattaatcgccaaaaacggagactttagagcccttttactttctccccaatggtattagtaatgaatatgagtgaagattataccaaagtggagagcgatgcggagtgacggcaaagggtaaataataccggtagagtggaagccttgtcttcgccgaagactccatttccctttcaatctatgacttagcataagaattttcttgaaaacacattagtcatagcacatgaaagagatatgatcaaaggtatataaatgagctatgtgtgcaaaatatcaataaaaattccgagaatcaagaatgtttagctcattcctaagtttggtaaagggtttctcatctagtggtttggtaaagatatcgactaattgttctttggtgctaacataagcaatctcgatatccccctatgttggtgatccctcaaaaagtgatactaaatggctatgtgcttagtgcggctgtgttcaacgggattgtctgccatgcggattgcactctcattatcacataggagagggactttggttaatttgtagtcatagtccctaaaggtttgtctcatccaaagcaattgcgcgcaacaatggcctgtggcaatgtactcggcttcagcggtagaaagagctactgaattttgtttctttgaagcccaagacaccagggatctcccaagaactgacaagtccctgatgtgctctttctatcaattttacaccctgcccaatcagcatctgaataacctattaaatcaaaggtggatcccttggggtaccaaagaccaaacttaggtgtatgaactaaatatctcaagattcgtttcacggccctaaggtgaacttccttaggatcggcttggaatcttgcacacatgcatacagaaagcataatatccggtcgagatgcacataaattgtcacacccgggtttcggggcaccaagacccgggcgcaaacataatcaccaggtgtgctgggaccaagtctcacacatatgatgaatcatggcacaggatcgaatgtcacaactttactatataataagagttctatacaaaataaataattacttacattataaggagacaacggtccagcaacccaaagttgactgggagacgacgacctagacctctcatgaacacatCTCAGCATCCTCCACacgcctcatcttgcggtacctgttcttgacctatgggggtgtgagacagcaagagtgagctcacatatgttcatcgctcaacaagttatgaggaataatgtgcatgaactcgccaaaggtgggagctcacgtgaagtgtaaggcttaccaaagaggatggttagagttgagcattgcttttaaagttcgtcaaaattttattagcagttactaagtataagtaaatactaacccaattaagtagtagaacaaaaataacaacatcacctgcgatgcaatgcatatgacaaattgaattcagttccataaattaatcatgtgagggtccgagctgctcatgactgtgagcacggctagtataccagttttacactctgcagaggttgcacatctttacccacaagtcatgttacccatctgccaagggatcgcgacttcccatacacctctaccgaggaggcgaggcagggtaacactacgaggcctttacaaagttccactagcttcagaaaacccgctacagtttataggaagcttcaatgcagggatcccttgcctgaccgccatcgcagcaaaatcaaccaaggacctccctacactgaccactcccctactgcccttgcccctttcgggtaaggtagtcctccactagctttcctaattaatcagccaagggcgtccataaacccttgtggccttgtggtagcactattttcccgggtggtcgctccatgttccaattaacataatgatcttatcatgaacagtaataataaacagataataaaagtgtgatcatgaataatgtatcttcatacccaaaaccacataaagcactagcaagtactacccaaaaagttcagtggtaaacaaggtataaagatagacaaactagggtaacctattgggtcccatcaaaattaacctatgcagatcattatgattaatcagaacatggctgggtaaaaagaagtgatcaagggcacaacttgcctgacacttgagattccaggtaccaacttgctcttcaggtgatacGTGTTCTCActactaaacgtagcaatacagacaaacatggtatatgcaaaattaacatcacaccaaacataagaaccaaaatatatattaataatctacataataCAATAAAATCATAGAaataggaatcattaattttagaattatagattttaagttatgaatttatgagtgttttatgtgttttgcacaagattaaataggatataaattttattgtgacattcatgacaaaacagtggtactaaatgataaacaataatattacaaaattataggaatttgaatgtattaatttggacttcatatgaattttctatggattatacaagttttacaattatttttatacccaaaatcaatttctaaatatcttttttctgttttctttaatTCCTGGATTGGGCGCACTAATACAGAGGAAGTCAGGGTTTAACTCACAAAATATCCCAGACTCAGCCTTACCCGAgctggactgcgggttgtttacGAAAACGAGAAGGGGCTCTTTTGAAAAACGGCCAGGACCGAAGGGGTAAGATTGCGTTTGAGCCGTCCGATCCAACACCAGCGGACCAGATTAGTCCGAACGGACGCCAACAGACAACGCTCGGATCTAAGATCAAGGGCATGGATTTAAAGAAGCCGAGATCACCCTGGATCCATCCGATCCACGACACACGACCACGATTCTATTAGGTGAAAGGAACGCCTGATCAGATCGTGGCCACCCATCTGAGAATCGAcgactgaaagtgcattcatcccttttgtgagttttggtgatttggataacaacacatttaaaggtctaacaagtttgctaagtgttgaacaggaaattcagtatgatgaacatacttgaatagtgtataatgatcagtgaacaaggttcaacacaaggtgaaataaccagtgagacaatgcaaatggatataatatggtctctatattggtttgaatatatggacaagtcctgagaaatcactatgcataaatatgatcataatagaggttgaagtgattaagaggattggtcaagccaaagtgaataagatatgaggaatcgtgaattggcttgaccatattattattagtccatatatgaatatatgagaatcaaactaaagcttgattaatcttaatagttatatctagaagacattcaagcaaggttcacaatattgaagaaatgattctcttaatggatgctcaataggatgtgactcaagaatggcttgatagggtgaagatagcaaggaaagggcttcgaggaactaagcgaaggtgaaggccaagcgacggcttgtagaccgaggtaccatggctaaggtgaagaagagagtacttgcactaagtcgatgaactaatcagctatgaagagttacaacatgttgatgcatcagtaaggtgacttgaagccatgatttgaactcatataaggtgatatggtacaagtcacagggtttgatttgagtttgcttcaaaaggtgagacaaagatgtttgtgatccttatgaagcaatgccatggagaaatcacacatgagacaccaatgactcaaggagtttacttcattttattttatttaacttgagtataggaatcgtcgtactataaagggggatccaaaaagaaggttggtgtttgccaaagctcaaacctctctattcaaaagctatttatgaaaagcaaaaatctctttatcgttctatggttgaccatggttaggtttgagaaacctagagtgttcttgctgaaaagcagctgaacttgttcagctgcagctgagcttttcagctgagctggacttcagctgagctgagctccttcagctgcagctgagcttttcagctgagctggacttcagctgagctgagcttcttcagctacagctgagcttttcagctgagctgaacttcagctgagttgagcttcttcagctgcagctgagcttttcagctgggctgaacttcagctgaactcaacttcagctgtaaatctctttgaccatacaccagctgaacttgcctctgggcagttgagctggggttttctctcctaaactctctggtcaagaccggttgaactggtcctgaggggcagttcagctggtctctgacccctctgacctctgatctgcagtctgccagtcagactggcaaacaggtcgccaggagctgtcaggggcggttcaaccacccccccctgggcggttcaactggttttggtcaactttgaccagtctgcggtcagtctgcgcgtcagtctgccagtcagactggcagacaggctgccaggcctgccaggggaggctcaaccgccctagggggaggttcaaccggtctcaggcagaaaaatctgcccaacggctagttttgagctccacctagatatactacctcctacctctctccccaaagtagtgagcacgatttgaactccatttctaacccaagaaacacctccctctctctctcacacatctcttgcctctcccatttcaaatctttggagagaaatctttgagtgagcttgagagctgcggttttgtgcttcatctctaaatctctcttgctcttcttcttcattcgagctttggtactacatcgagttctttgtggattcattactcttggagcttctagctcctagacgactaggtgtctcttgtgagtctccaaatcttgtggaagaccacaagaaagtttgtattacccgctcgtttgagcaaagattattgtgtgagcttgacctttgtggtcggcaaagggaggattagggttgaaagagacccggctctttgtgggcgcctcaacgaggaagtagggcaccttttgtggtgtgaccgaacctcgggataaatcttgtgtctcttgtgttcttgttcattgtgtttgtttgtgttcttcgttctctcaccattccgtaaaagatttgtttatatctttttggtgtgtggattttgagaagtgcccttctcagatctactactttgaaccctgtggatcatttagaacatctcatttccaaagttaactgggtgaatttcgagatcaattcagttttacccagtttgcttctagtttttgttgaaaaagttttaacttgcctattcaccccccctctaggcaactttcaattggtatcagagcctaatcctcgttctaacgcttaaccgcgtgaggaaaagatcatgtcggggggactaagaaacgaaagtgcttctaagcttgaaaaagttgaggttgcctcgactttatcttttggtgcagatgttgatcctagggcaatagatcttgccatgagaatcgccgaaaggatgttcctcaaaatgaaggaagatgaggcgaagaacaaagttgaagaagaaaatgatcgatggagaccaaacgacgaatccacctcttcacaaggttcgtctttcaaatccacttctcatatgtgctttattgctaatgggagtgacagtgaaagcgaaagtgaggatgaggaggagcaagaaagtgatagtgaagatgaggatgatcttcaacaattcttcgctgagctaagcaagaaacatcggatgagcttgctcaaactcatgaaaagagcggaagaacaaaaagaaatgcttcataagcaagaagacttcctcatcagaaaaatcgaagacttagagaagttgaccaaagagcatgagaa of Zea mays cultivar B73 chromosome 8, Zm-B73-REFERENCE-NAM-5.0, whole genome shotgun sequence contains these proteins:
- the LOC103634783 gene encoding transmembrane protein 214-A, which produces MAMEDVAGASSSSVAAAASDPTHGWQTVSYPKRHRKQAHQPPRAMAPDLALQANGKGSGVFDAVEKRSQERHRALQQQLASRAADLDDARIAPVTGGAYSDDSDSDEATAPRQVGEVKKPKKPKKPKVTVAEAAALIDAENLAAHLVEISSSYENQQDIQLMRFADYFGRAFVAVSASQFAWAKMFKESTVSKMVDIPLCHIPEAVIKTASDWISQRSYDALGDFVLWCIDSIMSELSGPSAGPKGSKKVAQQSPRAQVAIFVVLAMTLRRKPDVLVNVMPKIMGNNKYLGQEKLPIIVWFIAQASQGDLVTGMFCWAHFLFPTLCAKPSGNPLARDLVLQLLERILSVTKARSILLNGAVRKGERLVPPVSFDLFMRATFPVSGARVKATERFEVAYRTIKELALAGSPGSKTVKQASQQLLPLCAKAMQENNAELTREAVDVFIWCLTQNAESYKQWERIYPENTEASVAVLSKIVIDWKDVSPKLSSEALKATVKNLKAKNEAALESATDAGKQASIKEADKHCKVILGKLTRSSTCLKSSLVGIALAVAASLVLSSPDMDLPLEWEKIQAMVSSHLSF